The Acidimicrobiales bacterium DNA window GCGGCCTTGCCCACGGCGATCTGGGCCGCCTCGACACGGCTCTGCTGCCCGGCCCCCACCCCGAGCGCCTGCCCGTGGGCGGCTACCACGATGGCGTTCGACGACGTCCGGGCGCACACCCGCCACGCCAGCTCGATGTCGCGCCACTGGTCGTCGGTCGGAGCCGCCTTGGTGGGCACCTGCCAGTCGGAGCGGCCCGCCAGGAGGCGGTCGGCGTCCTGGACGAGGAAGCCCCCGCCGAGGCTGCGCAGCTCGAGGCCGCCGGCGGTGTGCGGGGGCGCCTCGAGCAGCCGGGTGGCCTTGCGCCGGGCCACCAGCGCCTCGACGGCACCCGGGTCGAACGCCGGGGCCACGATCACGTCGGCCTGGGGGCCCTCGGCCACGACGTGCGCCACCTCGGCCGTGCACGGGCCCCCCAGGGCCACCACGCCGCCGAAGGCTGACACCGGGTCGCACGCCAGGGCGAGCCGGTAGGCCTCGGCCAGCGTGGGGGCGACGGCCGCCCCGCAGGGGTTGGCGTGCTTGATGATCGCCACCGCCGCCGGTGCGCCCGCCCCCAGCTCGCCCACGAGGCGCCAGGCCGCGTCGGCGTCGAAGAGGTTCAGGTACGACAGCGCCGTGCCGCCGTGCTGGACGACCCCGTCCCACCACGTCGGGCGGCCCTGCACCCGGTAGCGGGCGCCGCGCTGGTGGGGGTTCTCGCCGTAGCGCAGCTCCCCGGCCCGTTCGAGCGCCAGGTGCAGCGTGGGCGGCAGCAGCTCGGCCTCGCCGCCGGGACCGCCGGCGTCGAACCACTCGACGATGGCGGCGTCGTAGGCGGCCGTGTGGGCGAAGCCGGCACGGGCCAGCCGCCTGCGGGTGTCGGCCGACAGCGAGCCGGCGGCCCGCAGCTCCTCGAGCACGACCGGGTAGTCGGCCGGGTCGACGACGACGCCCACGTGGGCGTGGTTCTTGGCCGCGGCCCGGACCATGGTGGGCCCGCCCACGTCGATCAGCCCGATCGACGGGTCGGAGGAGAACGGGTAGAGGTTGCACACGACCAGGTCGATGGGGTCGATCTGCTGCGCGGCCAGGTCGGCGAGGTGGGCGGGGTCGGACCGGTCGGCGAGGATGCCCCCGTGCACCTTGGGGTGCAGGGTCTTGACCCGGCCGCCGAGCATCTCGGGGGCACCGGTGTAGGCCGCCACCTCGACGTGGGCGATCCCGGCGTCGCCCAGGGCGGCGGCCGTCTTCCCGCTGGCGACGAGCTCCCACCCGAGGTCGGCGAGGCCCTGGGCCAGCTCGACGAGGCCGGTCTTGTCGTACACCGACAGCAGCGCCCTCACCGGCGGCCGTCCCTGTCCACGAGGTCCACGCTCCGACATTAGAGGCCGCGGCGGCAGCCGGTTGCCGCTCACGATCCCCGGGCCGGCACCGCGCGCCGAGCCCGGCGGGAGGTGGAAGGCAGATGCGGCTGCGGCTGCGGCTGCGGCTGCGGCTGCGGCTGCGCTACGGGAGCGCGGACCGCTGGGCGCGCGTCAGGGACGCGATGTAGTCCTTGACGACGCGCGGGTAGAGCTGTCGCTCGGATTGCTTGATCCGCTCGTGCAGGGTCTCGACCGTGTCTCCCGGCAGGACGGGCACCTCCTGCTGGGCCAGGGTCCGCCC harbors:
- the purH gene encoding bifunctional phosphoribosylaminoimidazolecarboxamide formyltransferase/IMP cyclohydrolase codes for the protein MRALLSVYDKTGLVELAQGLADLGWELVASGKTAAALGDAGIAHVEVAAYTGAPEMLGGRVKTLHPKVHGGILADRSDPAHLADLAAQQIDPIDLVVCNLYPFSSDPSIGLIDVGGPTMVRAAAKNHAHVGVVVDPADYPVVLEELRAAGSLSADTRRRLARAGFAHTAAYDAAIVEWFDAGGPGGEAELLPPTLHLALERAGELRYGENPHQRGARYRVQGRPTWWDGVVQHGGTALSYLNLFDADAAWRLVGELGAGAPAAVAIIKHANPCGAAVAPTLAEAYRLALACDPVSAFGGVVALGGPCTAEVAHVVAEGPQADVIVAPAFDPGAVEALVARRKATRLLEAPPHTAGGLELRSLGGGFLVQDADRLLAGRSDWQVPTKAAPTDDQWRDIELAWRVCARTSSNAIVVAAHGQALGVGAGQQSRVEAAQIAVGKAAGRARGGAAASDAFFPFRDGLDVLAAAGVAAVVQPGGSVRDGEVVAAADEHGIAMVLTGERHFRH